One Pseudomonas lalucatii genomic window carries:
- the hutH gene encoding histidine ammonia-lyase: MSTLNIVPGQLTLAQLRQIHQAPVHLSLDASASEAIEASVACVEQVLAEKRTVYGINTGFGLLASTRIASEDLENLQRSLVLSHAAGVGQPLDDALVRLIMVLKVNSLARGFSGIRRKVIDALIALINAEVYPHIPLKGSVGASGDLAPLAHMSLVLLGEGKARHQGQWLPAVEALAVAGLEPLTLAAKEGLALLNGTQASTAYALRGLFAAEDLFSAALVCGGLSVEAMLGSRSPFDARIHAARGQRGQIDAAAAYRDLLTPSSEISLSHEHCDKVQDPYSLRCQPQVMGACLTQIRQAAEVLAVEANAVSDNPLVFAAEGDIISGGNFHAEPVAMAADNLALAIAEIGSLSERRISLMMDKHMSQLPPFLVANGGVNSGFMIAQVTAAALASENKALSHPHSVDSLPTSANQEDHVSMAPAAGKRLWEMADNVRGILAVEWLGACQGLDLREGLKTSAKLEQARTTLRERVAHYQQDRFFAPDIEAASELLASRCLSALVPAQLLPSQ; this comes from the coding sequence ATGAGCACCCTGAATATCGTCCCCGGCCAGCTGACCCTGGCCCAACTGCGCCAGATCCACCAGGCGCCGGTGCACCTGTCCCTGGACGCGAGTGCCAGTGAGGCCATCGAGGCCAGCGTCGCCTGCGTCGAGCAGGTGCTCGCCGAGAAACGCACCGTCTACGGCATCAACACCGGTTTCGGCCTGCTGGCCTCGACCCGCATCGCCAGCGAGGACCTGGAAAACCTGCAGCGTTCGCTGGTGCTGAGCCACGCCGCCGGCGTCGGCCAGCCGTTGGACGACGCCCTGGTGCGGCTGATCATGGTGCTCAAGGTCAACAGCCTGGCCCGCGGCTTCTCCGGCATCCGCCGCAAGGTGATCGACGCACTGATCGCCCTGATCAACGCCGAGGTCTACCCGCACATCCCGCTCAAGGGCTCGGTCGGTGCCTCCGGCGACCTGGCGCCGCTGGCGCACATGTCGCTGGTGCTGCTCGGCGAGGGCAAGGCGCGCCACCAGGGCCAGTGGCTGCCGGCGGTCGAGGCGCTGGCCGTGGCCGGCCTGGAACCCCTGACCCTGGCCGCCAAGGAGGGTCTGGCGCTGCTCAACGGCACCCAGGCCTCCACCGCCTACGCCCTGCGCGGCCTGTTCGCCGCCGAGGACCTGTTCAGCGCCGCGCTGGTCTGCGGCGGCCTCAGCGTGGAAGCCATGCTCGGCTCGCGCTCGCCGTTCGATGCGCGCATCCATGCCGCTCGCGGCCAGCGCGGGCAGATCGACGCAGCCGCGGCCTACCGCGACCTGCTGACGCCGAGCAGCGAGATCTCCCTGTCCCACGAGCACTGCGACAAGGTCCAGGACCCCTATTCGCTGCGTTGCCAGCCCCAGGTCATGGGCGCCTGCCTGACCCAGATCCGCCAGGCCGCCGAGGTGCTGGCGGTGGAGGCCAACGCGGTATCGGACAACCCGCTGGTGTTCGCGGCGGAAGGGGACATCATCTCCGGCGGCAACTTCCACGCCGAGCCGGTGGCCATGGCCGCCGACAACCTGGCCCTGGCCATCGCCGAGATCGGCTCGCTGTCCGAGCGGCGCATCTCGCTGATGATGGACAAGCACATGTCGCAGCTGCCGCCGTTCCTGGTGGCCAATGGCGGGGTCAATTCCGGCTTCATGATCGCCCAGGTCACCGCCGCGGCGCTGGCCAGCGAGAACAAGGCGCTGTCCCATCCGCACAGCGTCGACAGCCTGCCGACCTCGGCCAACCAGGAAGACCATGTGTCCATGGCCCCGGCCGCCGGCAAGCGCCTGTGGGAGATGGCCGACAACGTGCGCGGCATCCTCGCGGTGGAATGGCTGGGCGCCTGCCAGGGCCTGGACCTGCGCGAGGGGCTGAAGACCTCGGCCAAGCTCGAACAGGCTCGCACGACGCTGCGCGAGCGGGTGGCGCACTACCAGCAGGACCGCTTCTTCGCCCCGGACATCGAGGCGGCCAGCGAGTTGCTGGCGTCGCGCTGCCTGAGCGCGCTGGTCCCGGCGCAGTTGCTGCCCAGCCAGTGA